The genomic region TGTGCATAACGGACAAATCGAGATTCGGTATGAAGCGTGCCCGTTGAAGCGTAAAGCCGACGAAATTCGGGAGCAGCGGGAAATGTTTCGCAGCCTCTACGTGCCAAGAGAAATCACCGAGGCAAGCATGGACAAGCTGGATCTTAGCGAAGGTGAACGGCTGCAAGCGGTTCAAACGGTGAAAACGTATGTGCAACGATTTGAACCGGGGAAAACGGCGAAGGGACTGTATCTGCACGGAAGGTTCGGTGTTGGGAAAACGTATTTGCTTGGCGCCGCTGCAAACAGTTTGGCGCGCAAAAAACAAGTTCGTTCGCTGATGGTCTATACGCCCGATTTTTTCCGCGATATGAAAACGTCGATCCAAAACCAGACCGTAAACGAGAAGATCGATTACATAAAAAAAATTCCCGTATTGATTCTCGACGACATCGGGGCCGAGACGATTTCGCCTTGGATTCGCGATGACGTTCTCGGTACAGTTTTGCAATATCGGATGATGGAGAAACTGCCGACGCTTTACACGTCGAATTGGGATTATGACGAACTTGAAACGCATCTGGCGTATTCGCAAAAATACGACGCCGTCGACGATATGAAAGCGAAACGCATCATGGAACGGATTCGCCATTTGACCATCGCTGTACCCGTCGGCGGAAGCAACCGCCGAGCCAGGTAAATGAGGGAAAAATTAATCATGTTTGAAATGACAGTCCCATATAGTATACCAACTAGGTATAGGACGAGGAGGACTGTCATTTTGATTGTCATGGAAATGGGGGACCGGTTTTCGGCTCAAGGGCTGTACAACCTTCTTACCCGTTGCGCGAATATTCGCAACAAATGTTTTCGCCTTGCTGAAACGCGCATTTATATCGATTCCAACCAAGTTTCCGAACTTGCAGTCGTATTGACGGACTATGTAATCGCCACGAAAGAAGTTGATTGGCTCCGGGAACTAATCGAAAACACTTTTTATTATCAAGATCCTGACGAACAACAACAAATACTTGAGATCGCCCAGTCGATCATCCAAGGCGAAAAACCGGATTTGCCAAGGTTGAAAGATCTTTCTTCAAGAAGGGACATTCTTGTTCAGACGTTTGCCGAGTTCCTCGAACAATCGCCTGCGTTTCATTACGATTCGTTTTTGCTTTTTCGGCTCAAACGTTATCGCGATTGTCTCGAACAGTACATTGAAGTTGCGATCGACGAATATAAATTGGAGCAAGAATATCAAAATTTCGTCGAAACGTTCCGGCGCCTGCTGCGAGGACGCCCTTTTCATTGCAGAGAAGTTCATCTCGTGTATGAGAATGACTTCGCTTTATACGATGAATGTTATCGGCGAATCAACGAACGAGCGCTGCGGGAAAGTTTTCATAATATCTTGAGGCAAGGGGCGGGGGTTGAAATCGAGCCGTCGGTGCTCATTACCCTCATTGCTCTGTCGCCGGAGACGATTTATTTATATACCGAACAATTGCAGGCCGGCATGGTGAAAACAATTGAAAACGTGTTTCAAGAACGTCTCGTCGTCCGCCCGGAACTGTCCTTGCCTTTTCACTCTTGATTTTTTCCGCAAAACTTTCTATAATAACGTACATACTCCCAATAGGAAAAGTGATGATAAGGACAAGGGTTTGATGGTCCGGTTTTCAGAGAGGGAAGGCAAGGCTGCAACCTTCCTAACGCGGAATTCAAGCTCACCCCCTTTGAACTCCGGCGGGGAAACGACAGTATCCGTCGGCGGGACAACCGTTATTTGGATCATGAGCCGTACAAGGATCATCCTTGTGCAGGAAATCAGGGTGGAACCGCGAGCAACGCTCGCCCCTTTCGGGGCGGGCGTTTTATTTCTTTTAAAGGAGAGTGAATGAGATGTCCGAACAAGTGCAAATTACGTTTCCCGACGGTGCCGTAAAAGCATTCCCCCGAGGAGTGACGACGGCGGAAATCGCCGGATCAATCAGTTCCGGATTGAAAAAGCAGGCGGTTGCCGGGAAATTCAACGGTGAACTCGTCGATCTTCATCGTCCGCTCGAGGACAGCGGGAAGATCGAAATCATTAAACTCGATTCCGAAGACGGACTGGAAGTGATGCGTCATACGGCGACGCACGTTATGGCGCAAGCAGTTAAGCGTCTGTATAACGACGTGCATCTCGGCGTTGGTCCGGTCATTGAGGAAGGCTTTTATTACGACATTGAGATGCCGGAATCGCTGACACCGGACGATCTCGAAAAAATTGAAAAAGAGATGAAGAAAATCATCGACGCGAATTATCCGGTCCAACGCAAGGAGGTGCCGCGGGAAGAAGCGGTCGCGTTGTACAAAAAAATCGGCGATCCGTTGAAGCTTGAGCTGATCGAGGCGATTCCGGAAGGGGAAACGGTCACGATTTATGAGCAAGGCGAATTTTTCGATTTGTGCCGCGGTCCGCACTTGCCTTCGACGGGGAGGATTAAAGCGTTCAAATTGCTCAGCATTGCTGGTGCGTATTGGCGAGGGGACAGCGACAACCAAATGTTGCAGCGCATTTACGGTACGGCGTTCGCGAAAA from Bacillales bacterium harbors:
- the dnaI gene encoding primosomal protein DnaI, producing the protein MESIGDALRKMAGGADFASRYEHLKTRVLSNEKVKAFLKAHPELSDAAVDRGIGKLYEFVRQSSDCERCPTLTECPNVMKGFHPRLYVHNGQIEIRYEACPLKRKADEIREQREMFRSLYVPREITEASMDKLDLSEGERLQAVQTVKTYVQRFEPGKTAKGLYLHGRFGVGKTYLLGAAANSLARKKQVRSLMVYTPDFFRDMKTSIQNQTVNEKIDYIKKIPVLILDDIGAETISPWIRDDVLGTVLQYRMMEKLPTLYTSNWDYDELETHLAYSQKYDAVDDMKAKRIMERIRHLTIAVPVGGSNRRAR
- the ytxC gene encoding putative sporulation protein YtxC yields the protein MEMGDRFSAQGLYNLLTRCANIRNKCFRLAETRIYIDSNQVSELAVVLTDYVIATKEVDWLRELIENTFYYQDPDEQQQILEIAQSIIQGEKPDLPRLKDLSSRRDILVQTFAEFLEQSPAFHYDSFLLFRLKRYRDCLEQYIEVAIDEYKLEQEYQNFVETFRRLLRGRPFHCREVHLVYENDFALYDECYRRINERALRESFHNILRQGAGVEIEPSVLITLIALSPETIYLYTEQLQAGMVKTIENVFQERLVVRPELSLPFHS